TGGAAAAAAGTAAGATTGGATTTTGATTTAAAATTTAATTTGGGGAAAAGAGGTTGAATTATGGAAAAAGTAGTGGATAAATTTTTAAGATACGTAAAGTATGATACCCAATCACAAGAGGATGTCGAAGACTATCCAAGCACAGAAGGTCAGCTTGTTCTTTTAAAGGATTTGGCAAAGGAATTAAAAGATTTGGGGTTAAGGGATGTTACCATGGACGAATTTGGCTATGTTTTTGCCACTTTACCGTCAAATATTCAAAAGGATCTTCCAATCATAGGCTTTATCGCCCATACCGATACCAGCAATGCCATGCCGGGTAAAAACGTCAATCCTAAAATAACTGAAAACTATGACGGTAATGATATAGTACTTAACGAAAAGCTTGGAATCCTGTTATCCCCCAATGAATTCCCTGACCTGTTGAATTACAAGGGAGATACAATAATTTCAACGGATGGGATCACATTATTAGGGGCCGACGATAAGGCAGGGGTTGCGGAAATTATGACGGCTGTCGAGTATCTTGTAAATCACCCCGAAATAAAGCACGGCACAATTAAGGTGGGCTTTACTCCCGACGAGGAGGTTGGAAGAGGAGTGGACTTTTTTGATGTTAAAAAGTTCGGAGCTGATTTTGCTTATACTGTGGACGGAGGAAAAATAGGAGAAGTTGAATATGAAAACTTCAATGCGGCTATTGCAAAATTTGATATACACGGAAAGAGCACTCACACCGGCTCGGCAAAAGGAGTCATGGTAAATTCCATGTACATAGCATCGGAGCTTAATATGATGATTCCCCAGGATGAGACGCCGGCAGCAACAGAAGGGTATCAGGGATTTTATCATCTGCATACCTTAAGCGGCAATGTGGAGCTTACAAAAACCAGCTATTTACTGAGGGATTTTACTGATGAGGGACTTTTAAACCGCAAAAAATTCATGCAGGAATTGGCTGTAAAATTAAATAAAAAATACGGTGAAGGCACTGTTGAAGTAAAGATTAAGGATCAGTATTCCAATATGGTTGAGAAGGTAAAAGAAAGGCAGCATATCGTTGATACTGCCATTGAGGCCATGAAGGAAGCTGGTGTTGAACCCCTCGTCCAGCCAATAAGAGGCGGTACTGACGGTGCAAGATTGTCCTTTATGGGATTGCCCTGTCCCAACCTTTTTACCGGGGGACACAACTTCCACGGAAAATATGAATTTATCCCCCTTAAGTCCATGGAAAAATCCGTTGAGGTAATACTAAAAATTATTGAAATTTATG
This region of Oxobacter pfennigii genomic DNA includes:
- the pepT gene encoding peptidase T, which gives rise to MEKVVDKFLRYVKYDTQSQEDVEDYPSTEGQLVLLKDLAKELKDLGLRDVTMDEFGYVFATLPSNIQKDLPIIGFIAHTDTSNAMPGKNVNPKITENYDGNDIVLNEKLGILLSPNEFPDLLNYKGDTIISTDGITLLGADDKAGVAEIMTAVEYLVNHPEIKHGTIKVGFTPDEEVGRGVDFFDVKKFGADFAYTVDGGKIGEVEYENFNAAIAKFDIHGKSTHTGSAKGVMVNSMYIASELNMMIPQDETPAATEGYQGFYHLHTLSGNVELTKTSYLLRDFTDEGLLNRKKFMQELAVKLNKKYGEGTVEVKIKDQYSNMVEKVKERQHIVDTAIEAMKEAGVEPLVQPIRGGTDGARLSFMGLPCPNLFTGGHNFHGKYEFIPLKSMEKSVEVILKIIEIYAR